The Megalobrama amblycephala isolate DHTTF-2021 linkage group LG20, ASM1881202v1, whole genome shotgun sequence genome includes a window with the following:
- the foxl3 gene encoding LOW QUALITY PROTEIN: forkhead box L3 (The sequence of the model RefSeq protein was modified relative to this genomic sequence to represent the inferred CDS: deleted 1 base in 1 codon), whose amino-acid sequence MFDSSQYPYNCFNYDGEGYPSCGTDEEKKVCRPAYSYIALIAMAIQQSPENKVTLSGIYEFIMKRFPYYRSNQRAWQNSIRHNLSLNSCFIKVPRTEGNEKGKGNYWTFATGCESMLDLFENGNFRRRRRRRNLKMGLKEPAEPFVAMDTHQGVAVRSSDSDSFCPVNTSHRPAQNNPPLSKPEPEIKFSIDYILSTPDPLPGFRAPNSVAGAVIHHLEPQHLNLRFWTM is encoded by the exons ATGTTTGACAGCTCGCAATATCCTTATAACTGTTTTAACTATGATGGAGAAGGATATCCCTCTTGTGGCACAGATGAAGAGAAGAAAGTGTGTCGTCCGGCTTACAG TTACATTGCGCTAATAGCGATGGCTATACAGCAGAGCCCAGAGAACAAAGTTACCCTATCTGGAATCTACGAGTTCATCATGAAGAGATTTCCTTATTACAGATCCAACCAGAGGGCTTGGCAAAACTCAATTCGTCATAACCTCTCTCTAAACAGCTGCTTCATAAAG GTGCCCCGTACGGAAGGTAACGAGAAAGGAAAAGGTAATTACTGGACGTTCGCCACAGGCTGCGAGTCCATGCTGGACCTCTTTGAAAATGGCAACTTTCGTCGCCGCCGCCGCAGACGCAACTTAAAAATGGGCCTGAAGGAGCCAGCCGAACCCTTTGTTGCCATGGACACTCATCAGGGCGTTGCAGTAAGATCCTCGGATTCAGATTCTTTCTGCCCTGTGAACACTAGTCACAGACCGGCCCAAAACAACCCACCCCTCAGTAAACCTGAGCCCGAGATCAAATTCAGCATTGACTATATTCTGTCCACGCCGGACCCTCTGCCAGGGTTCAGAGCCCCTAACAGTGTAGCTGGAGCTGTGATCCACCACCTGGAGCCACAACATCTCAATCTACGA TTCTGGACCATGTAA